The Verrucomicrobiota bacterium genome window below encodes:
- the dndA gene encoding cysteine desulfurase DndA yields MNFHQILVYLDCNATTPLDPEVEPVLLHFLREDYGNAGSRTHEFGNHAKQAVQHARDQIAAVIKCHREEVIFTSGATESNNLAILGLREHAAKTGRKHIVSTTIEHKAVLEPLEHLTRQGFDVTLINPEPDGAVLTQQIAAALRPDTLLVSVMHVNNETGIIQPIGEIATALAGHEAFFHVDAAQGFGKRIPDLQNPRLDLISLSGHKLYAPKGIGALITRRRGYSRPPLTPLVLGGGQERGLRPGTQPVALIMAFAKAAEIAQRDLAKREKRWLQIRQAALAAFQSLGGIPTGDPAKALPNTLNIAIPGLDSEAVMVALKDVIAISNGSACTSQNYTASHVLTAMGLSEDHIKGALRLSWCHLTPDVDWNSVIDHLKPLL; encoded by the coding sequence TTGAATTTTCACCAAATACTCGTTTACCTCGATTGCAACGCCACCACGCCCCTCGACCCCGAGGTCGAGCCGGTCCTGCTACATTTCCTCCGCGAGGATTATGGTAACGCCGGCAGCCGCACCCATGAGTTCGGCAATCACGCCAAACAAGCCGTCCAGCATGCCCGCGACCAAATCGCTGCGGTCATTAAGTGTCATCGTGAAGAAGTCATTTTCACCAGTGGTGCCACCGAAAGCAATAACCTCGCCATCCTGGGCTTGCGGGAACATGCCGCGAAAACCGGTCGCAAACACATTGTTTCCACCACCATCGAACACAAGGCCGTATTGGAACCGTTGGAGCACCTCACCCGGCAGGGCTTTGACGTCACCCTCATTAACCCGGAACCCGATGGCGCGGTGTTGACGCAGCAGATTGCCGCCGCGTTGCGGCCCGATACCCTTTTGGTCTCCGTCATGCACGTCAACAACGAGACCGGCATCATCCAGCCCATTGGAGAAATCGCCACTGCCTTGGCCGGCCACGAGGCCTTTTTCCATGTGGACGCCGCCCAGGGTTTCGGCAAACGCATTCCCGACCTCCAAAACCCTCGCCTTGACCTCATCAGCCTGAGTGGCCACAAACTTTATGCCCCCAAAGGCATCGGGGCGCTGATCACCCGTCGCCGGGGCTACAGCCGTCCGCCGCTGACCCCGTTGGTGCTCGGCGGTGGCCAGGAGCGCGGCCTCCGCCCCGGCACCCAGCCCGTTGCCCTCATTATGGCGTTCGCCAAAGCCGCCGAAATCGCCCAACGCGACCTGGCGAAACGCGAAAAACGTTGGCTGCAAATCCGGCAAGCCGCCTTGGCTGCCTTCCAATCCTTGGGCGGCATCCCTACGGGCGACCCAGCCAAAGCCCTGCCCAACACCTTGAATATCGCCATTCCGGGCCTCGATTCCGAAGCCGTCATGGTCGCCCTGAAAGACGTGATCGCCATCTCCAACGGCTCCGCCTGCACCTCCCAGAACTACACCGCCAGCCACGTCCTCACCGCCATGGGCCT
- a CDS encoding PDDEXK nuclease domain-containing protein, translating to MNFNELVALMEGTDAELREQATRSIDRGLVVRNWLLGRHIVEYEQHGLDRGQYGEQLVQRLAEALSAKGRRGYSYRSLQLFKKFYLTYRGILQTPSALLQTVDGQADEIMQTASAQLSPWAGQASRSTLSRVATELRLSWSHYAFLVQIGDDAERKFYEIETGRETWTLAELKRQFNSGLYERLALSRDKGAVQALSQEGQVVTTAEDAIKDPYILEFLGLHGRPSYSESELEEAIIDKLEHFLLELGKGFLFHSRQFRITFAEKHFFVDLVFYNRLLRCFMVVDLKIGELTHQDLGQVQMYVNYFDREVKTTDENPTIGILLCKTKNDALVEMTLPEGSTNIFASRYQLYLPSKEELKAQLQEGKAET from the coding sequence ATGAATTTTAATGAGCTAGTGGCATTGATGGAAGGAACGGATGCGGAGTTGCGAGAGCAGGCAACGCGGTCCATTGACCGGGGGCTGGTGGTGAGGAACTGGCTCCTGGGTCGACACATCGTGGAATACGAGCAACATGGGTTGGATCGCGGGCAATACGGAGAGCAACTGGTGCAGCGACTGGCGGAGGCGCTTTCGGCCAAGGGCCGGCGGGGGTATTCGTATCGGTCACTCCAGTTGTTCAAGAAATTCTACCTCACGTATCGCGGGATTCTGCAGACGCCGTCTGCACTATTGCAAACGGTTGATGGCCAGGCAGATGAAATTATGCAGACGGCCTCTGCACAATTATCCCCCTGGGCCGGGCAAGCGAGCAGAAGCACGCTGAGTCGAGTGGCCACCGAGTTGCGTTTGAGTTGGTCGCACTATGCGTTTCTGGTGCAAATCGGGGACGATGCGGAGAGAAAGTTTTATGAGATTGAGACGGGGCGAGAGACCTGGACGCTGGCGGAATTGAAGCGGCAGTTCAATTCCGGGCTGTACGAGCGTTTGGCGTTGAGCCGGGACAAAGGGGCGGTTCAGGCACTGAGCCAAGAGGGGCAAGTGGTGACCACGGCGGAGGATGCGATAAAAGACCCGTACATCCTGGAGTTTTTGGGATTGCACGGGCGGCCGAGCTATTCGGAATCGGAATTGGAGGAAGCCATCATCGACAAGCTGGAGCATTTTCTGTTGGAGTTGGGCAAGGGATTTCTTTTCCACTCCCGGCAATTCCGGATCACGTTTGCGGAGAAGCATTTTTTTGTGGATCTGGTGTTTTACAACCGGCTGTTGAGGTGCTTTATGGTCGTGGATTTAAAAATAGGGGAATTGACCCACCAGGACTTGGGTCAGGTGCAGATGTATGTGAACTATTTCGACCGGGAAGTCAAAACGACGGACGAGAATCCGACCATTGGGATACTGCTCTGCAAGACGAAGAATGACGCCCTGGTGGAGATGACATTGCCCGAGGGCAGCACGAATATATTTGCCAGCCGGTACCAACTTTATCTGCCGTCGAAGGAAGAGTTAAAAGCCCAATTACAGGAAGGAAAAGCGGAAACATGA
- a CDS encoding AAA family ATPase, producing the protein MILDSIALNNFGVYGGRQEAVLAPNDDRRPIVLFGGMNGGGKTTLLDAVQLALYGPNHGRHAIRRIKKERKGHENEQ; encoded by the coding sequence ATGATCTTAGACTCCATTGCCTTAAACAATTTCGGGGTGTACGGGGGGCGGCAGGAGGCGGTCCTGGCCCCGAACGATGACCGGAGGCCGATCGTTTTATTTGGCGGCATGAACGGCGGCGGCAAGACGACGCTGCTGGATGCGGTGCAATTGGCGCTATACGGGCCAAACCATGGCAGGCACGCGATTAGGCGAATCAAAAAAGAAAGGAAGGGTCATGAAAATGAACAGTGA
- a CDS encoding DUF1016 N-terminal domain-containing protein, whose protein sequence is MFGTSDKTPMRRHQAARQTVARGVNTALMMLYWKVGERIRKDILKDKRAEYGEEILPTLSAKVAPEFGEGFRPRNLARMIALTEVFSDRRIVSALRTLLGWSHFVELLPLKKHLQKNFYAEMGQLKGWRVRTLRWAAVAGITPAAGEPKALF, encoded by the coding sequence ATGTTTGGAACGAGTGACAAAACACCGATGCGCCGGCACCAAGCGGCGCGGCAGACGGTGGCACGGGGCGTGAACACGGCCCTGATGATGCTTTACTGGAAGGTCGGTGAACGAATCCGCAAGGACATTCTCAAAGACAAACGAGCGGAGTATGGCGAGGAGATTTTGCCGACACTGTCGGCAAAAGTGGCTCCCGAGTTTGGAGAAGGCTTCAGGCCCCGGAATCTGGCCCGGATGATAGCGCTCACCGAGGTGTTTTCGGACAGGCGGATAGTGTCCGCACTGCGGACACTATTGGGATGGTCGCATTTTGTGGAACTGTTGCCGCTGAAAAAACATCTGCAAAAGAATTTTTACGCAGAGATGGGCCAGTTGAAGGGATGGCGCGTGCGCACGCTGCGGTGGGCTGCGGTTGCGGGAATTACGCCGGCGGCGGGGGAGCCGAAGGCGCTGTTTTAG